In the Necator americanus strain Aroian chromosome X, whole genome shotgun sequence genome, TCTTGTATAAGCAAGGATCACGAAAGTAGCCGATTGAATGAAGCCCATTTTTGAGAATTGTGATTGttggaaaggtgaaaaagttaaatttaattaaattaattagagTTAAATTATCGCTTCACACTTTTTCCACGAAATGATTGACGGAGATCTGACTACAAACTCTGAACTTTTGCTGTCCTACAGCCCCTGTTTACGAGAGTGAAAATAAGAGAACCCTCAAAGAAATGCCTACTTAATGCGGCATCATCCAGATTAAAaccagcataccacgaatctgtcgtggtgagggaatccgaaGCAAAGCTAGAGGTGGGGTtttagattgcgggatcagggatgttctactcatttcttcctaattgttgtgaaaaaaacgGCATAGAAGATGCAGTTTCTaggacgatttcagttgcaacgcgccacccttgtgcacgcgccgcatccaacgtgcaagcggtcgaagattaattGATCTCTTCACCAGTCTAGTCAAGTAAAACTGATGAATAGACTGCTAAGGTGACCGGAACACGTGTGTAAAGGAGCGTTCCAACGTGCcccgtaggaactaaagcggttcctacGCCGTTTCTTTTACGAtgattaaggagagatgagcggaactatccCAGATtcctacaacctcatctctagttCTTCCCTCGGATTCCCTCACGATGTCAGATTCctgtatgctgcttttaaataacTTTGCTAGTCTTTTCATTGAATGGTGCTGTTATGCAGATAGATTTTggaaaatgtaataaataatcgtTGCTCAGAACTTCTaccaaatttttgcatttttctgctACTTTTAATTCGTATATTGttctttaatattttcatCGCATATGTTTTCTGACTGCTGTTACTTTGACTTCATGTTATCGTATTCTGTTATCTTGATGAGACCTAAATTGTTAGCTATTAATCTACTCTACCTGCTGCACAGCTTTGTCTACAgtctatttatttcaatatcTACGATTTTTCCAACAGTTCTTCACATTTGTAGATCTTTTTGCTAATGGTAGTATGCTTGAATGGTACAGTCAGTGCTACTGAGGTTTTTTTATATGTCCAGTTTACAATGCGGTCTATCCAATATTGTTTAATTTCCCCAAATTCACACTGAAAAATGCTAAGTTTTATGTTCGCTTTGATAACGACGATCGATATGATTCGAAGTGAAAGTTGatcctaagcctaagcctagaCTTTCCACAGAGTAGTTTAGcgaagaattttttgtttaaatttccacaacttcactttaaaaaatgttaagaTCTAATGTCCGTCCCGGTGAAGATGATTGGAgtgattcaaaagaaaagatctaTGCCTTTGCCTAACACTAAAATAAACCTTAGTTCAGGCTTATCTCATAACTGCGTGTTTCTGAGTCTACTAAGTctgatttcttcatttattaaaCAACCATTGGGAAGATTCTCCGCGACAATTACCTTTCTTAATCACGGATGTATTCgtctatttattctatttatagTGGTAACATCATAGTATTATCATTACTGTGCAAAAATCTGAATGGAAGCTATTccatactttttattttgttgggAGGTTACATTCTTAGTTTAACTTGGCGTCACCTCTCCTTGATTTTCTGATCTGAACCTTTGGAGAGGTCAAATATGCCTAAATCCATTCTAATGTGTTCACTGTGCTCGCAATCAATTAGCCCTGATTTTGTGTAGGTTCGAGGATTAGATTTCCTAGAATCCTCTTTTCAATCTTTACAGTTTACATGACGGCATAAATTTTTTATGAAGCTATTACATGTATTGAATTGGCAGGACCTCTCCCTCTCTTCAACGAACTTCTCCTGAATTATGTACGTAGCTGTCAACCGAATTATTTCGATTGAGGCAGCACACAAAACAAAAGGCGGGAAATGTGTGCAGAATAACGAGAAATCATTCCCCAGAAACGTCGATATTATCGACAATCTGTGGTCAAATCTCTGACCTATCGATTTTGCATCGTGCTTTTCCAACACATATGTACAACGCTTACTCATAATATAGTAGCCAATATTCATTAACACAAATAATCAACAAAGTCGAGATAATGGATACacgaaagaataaaataggaataaaagtACACAACAGATATTCATCCTCTGAGTGATCCAATGCATTAAATTGAATCCGACGATATGCCAGCTATGTGTACTTCGAGGATTGAATAACTCTGAAATATGAATGATGAAGCTAATCCCTACAAATCCTATACCTCTCTTTTTAAGAAGAGGAGTCAGTAAAAAGTAATGAAGTGATGCACTAAAAACATGCTTGCCTTTTCTGACGCCCCATTGTTCCACGATATCCGGGAGCGCCATTAGTAACGGAGAAGTCGACCCGAACGCGCATCCCGTCAATTCGTGCATCCTTTAGCTCTGCTTTTGCCTGAATAATATAGCCAATTAAACAATTAGCATCGATTTCGGACAGATATGATACCATCACTTTGGTTTGGCAGagaattttctgttctttttttttcttcaattggGATCAAAAACTCGCGATCTACGTTACTTTACAAGGTTGTACACTATACATGTACCGTATGACGGTAAGTGATATAATTGTTTGATAATTGATGGTTtgtggtttgaaaaaaaaaatttaaagcatGCCGTGGGCACGAGTAGTACACCAAAAAGTGGACGGTTTTACAACCCTAACTTTTAAAAAGCTGGATTCTAGCAAATAAATGCAGAGGTAACAAATGGAGAGCCGATACAGCTTAATGACGGCATAGAAAATCATCCACCCACAGCAGCAGCGTCCCGTGTCCTGAGATAATAGACGAAACCGAACCCGCGGCTTCTTCCTGTTACATGATCACGTACAATTTTtatctgaaaaattttggCGGTATATGGGAATACGCCGAAATTGAATTCTAAAATAGGCGAAAACACAAAATAGAGCATGATGTATCGAAAGCGAAACAAACATAATCAATCTCTCCAAATTCCTGGAATATATTTTCAAGATCTCTCTCCGAGGTATCAACGTTCATGCCAAATATTCCAATGCacctaaaagaaaataactaataCTAGATACAATTAAATAATCTATAAACTCAAAgcttttctgtgaaaaaagtaagggAATAAGTCCAGCAAATTCTTTGAGGATATGATTAGTAAAAAAGATCTTCAATTGGAAGttagaaagagagagaagttCTTCTTAATTTTGCAACATGTGTGTTAAGTCTTGAGGTCTACACATTAGCTGCTTGAACAGAAGTTCTTCAACACATGTGTTCTAAgtcctttccaaaaaaagtgtaCTGCATAAGCGGGAGGACAAAGTTTCTAGTCATATGTCTGTCACGATCTCTGATGCATAAATATCACCGACGGCTCGGCTATAACAACGACTATAAACGATATGAATCCTTAAATGAGTAAGCAACGATCTTTAATGACGatcttagaggatctgtgGATCCGTAAgcagtagtaaaaaaaaacacgggaAATCGTTTTACTACGAAGCTGACAGAGACACATGAGCGTATGACATCTACATGAGCATACAGTACCTGCTTTTGAGGTGAAGAAACAAACCTGCAAGGACGAGGATCCTCTCTTCCATCGCGATATCTCGCTAGTCTGTTGAATTGTTCACGAGAAGGTGACCGTGAACGGCTTAAATAAAATTGATACACATTAATATCATTCTATTCATATTTAactaatctactattccgttaTCCCATAAATCACGtaccaacagaaaaaaagagcaatttcACCGAATCTATTAGATTTATACGTGAATTATGGGGCATCTTGCACCTATGCACCACATCGTCAGTGGCGCTTGGTTGTAACGTGTAGTTTGCAGGGTACATAGGCACCTCATAACATTTACCGCCAATCCATATTGAT is a window encoding:
- a CDS encoding hypothetical protein (NECATOR_CHRX.G21378.T2), whose amino-acid sequence is MDRPETERDRTSPTSPQQERSSGFACSSSRSSQRSYTTESAKQKERKSSRDSLFSRVEARRVRDHTAPNSANRSRSRSDSRTPPHSARNLQGRRHREDSRSRSPSREQFNRLARYRDGREDPRPCRCIGIFGMNVDTSERDLENIFQEFGEIDYIKIVRDHVTGRSRGFGFVYYLRTRDAAAAKAELKDARIDGMRVRVDFSVTNGAPGYRGTMGRQKRVIQSSKYT
- a CDS encoding hypothetical protein (NECATOR_CHRX.G21378.T1), with translation MHPESEVAMRGLQSFLLANKEAILSLLQDMDRPETERDRTSPTSPQQERSSGFACSSSRSSQRSYTTESAKQKERKSSRDSLFSRVEARRVRDHTAPNSANRSRSRSDSRTPPHSARNLQGRRHREDSRSRSPSREQFNRLARYRDGREDPRPCRCIGIFGMNVDTSERDLENIFQEFGEIDYIKIVRDHVTGRSRGFGFVYYLRTRDAAAAKAELKDARIDGMRVRVDFSVTNGAPGYRGTMGRQKRVIQSSKYT